Below is a genomic region from Methanofollis sp. UBA420.
CTCGACGCAAAGCCGATTCTGGAACCAAAGGGTGAGGACTAATGGGATATGTCCACGTACTGCCCGAATTCGGGCTGGTCGTCGACCCGATGGTCGGCGTTGTCACCACGGCAGGAGTTTCCTATCAGCCGGTGATCGACAAGGTCGCCGAACTCGAGAAGGTCTCCGACGACCTCGTCGGCATGCTCTCGGGCGAAGGCAGTTTCCTTGCCTCGTATCCGGGCAGAGAGAAGTCTCTGGTCGTCGCCGGCGG
It encodes:
- the mtrB gene encoding tetrahydromethanopterin S-methyltransferase subunit MtrB, with translation MGYVHVLPEFGLVVDPMVGVVTTAGVSYQPVIDKVAELEKVSDDLVGMLSGEGSFLASYPGREKSLVVAGGVTALWYGLAVGLLLAGIIALALI